A single Nodosilinea sp. PGN35 DNA region contains:
- the dapF gene encoding diaminopimelate epimerase, with translation MKFSKYHGLGNDFILVDNRAQPEPLLTPEQAVAWCDRHFGIGADGVIFALPGQEGTDYTMRIYNSDGSEPEMCGNGIRCMAKFLETLETEDGKAPQAPHTYRIHTLAGLISPTLQPDGQVTVDMGPPYLLAQEIPTTLAAAGEKVVGVPLTVADQTWAVTCVSMGNPHCITFVEDVASISLETLGPQFEHHEVFPQRINTEFIQVVRPDYLKMRVWERGAGITLACGTGACASLVAGVLNGRCDRAATVELPGGPLYIEWSAADNRVYMTGPAELAFQGSR, from the coding sequence ATGAAATTCAGCAAGTACCACGGTTTGGGCAACGATTTTATTTTGGTGGACAACCGCGCCCAGCCGGAGCCCCTGCTGACCCCAGAGCAGGCGGTGGCCTGGTGCGATCGCCATTTTGGCATTGGCGCTGACGGCGTGATCTTTGCGCTGCCGGGCCAGGAAGGCACCGACTACACCATGCGCATCTACAACTCCGACGGCTCCGAGCCGGAGATGTGCGGCAACGGCATTCGCTGTATGGCCAAATTTCTAGAAACCCTGGAAACCGAGGACGGCAAAGCCCCCCAGGCCCCCCACACCTACCGTATCCACACCCTGGCGGGGCTGATCTCGCCCACCCTGCAACCCGATGGCCAGGTGACGGTGGATATGGGGCCGCCCTACCTGCTGGCCCAGGAAATTCCCACTACTCTGGCGGCGGCTGGGGAGAAGGTCGTAGGTGTACCGCTGACCGTGGCTGATCAGACCTGGGCGGTGACCTGTGTGAGTATGGGCAACCCCCACTGCATTACTTTTGTAGAGGACGTGGCGTCCATTTCCCTGGAAACCCTCGGCCCCCAGTTCGAGCACCACGAGGTCTTCCCCCAGCGGATCAACACCGAGTTTATTCAAGTCGTGCGGCCCGACTACCTCAAAATGCGGGTGTGGGAGCGGGGGGCCGGCATTACCCTGGCCTGCGGCACCGGGGCCTGCGCCTCGCTGGTGGCCGGGGTGCTGAATGGGCGGTGCGATCGCGCCGCCACAGTAGAACTCCCCGGTGGCCCTCTCTACATCGAGTGGTCCGCCGCCGACAACCGCGTCTATATGACTGGCCCGGCGGAGCTGGCGTTTCAAGGTAGTCGGTAG